In one Dunckerocampus dactyliophorus isolate RoL2022-P2 chromosome 9, RoL_Ddac_1.1, whole genome shotgun sequence genomic region, the following are encoded:
- the LOC129187878 gene encoding interleukin-10 receptor subunit beta-like, translated as MPSTFLNGVLVILILAGARVVLAVLNTPRNVRLTSINMNLVLRWDSSAEGTSDLLYTAEAKTSVTMYRVGCVNTSALECDFSSLEFPLSLYGRYTGRVRAQQGPESSPWVESNNITMDIDTIIGSPSVSLFSNGAALVISIEDPVFAISTLKDVYSTATYNITYWKDGQSEKARNISSVLQNRVVLNKLDPWMKYCVQVQINAGERREGNSKFSIPSSTVCESTTSEAEAPWVPAVVTFFIMTLTATLVVIALVYRKRISHLLCPQEALPSHLLETQNSPNDWTMQISDQPEEKYNSVKVIADNKSMEQRKVIGKGAVCLLQDT; from the exons ATGCCATCAACTTTTTTAAATGGTGTACTGGTGATTTTAATACTTGCTGGAGCCAGAG TGGTATTAGCTGTGCTCAACACCCCAAGAAATGTCCGTCTGACTTCCATAAACATGAATTTGGTGCTGAGGTGGGATTCATCAGCGGAGGGAACCAGTGATCTTCTCTACACCGCTGAGGCCAA GACCTCTGTCACAATGTACCGGGTGGGTTGTGTGAACACCTCAGCACTTGAATGTGACTTCAGCAGCCTTGAATTCCCCCTCAGCTTGTATGGAAGGTATACAGGCAGAGTGCGCGCACAGCAGGGGCCAGAGAGCTCTCCTTGGGTGGAAAGTAACAACATTACCATGGACATTGATA CCATCATTGGGTCACCCAGTGTCTCGCTCTTTTCCAATGGGGCTGCACTTGTAATTTCCATTGAAGATCCAGTGTTTGCAATCTCAACGCTGAAGGATGTCTACAGCACTGCTACTTACAACATCACCTACTGGAAAGATGGCCAGAGTGAAAAG GCAAGAAACATAAGCAGTGTTCTGCAAAACCGAGTGGTTTTAAACAAACTGGACCCCTGGATGAAGTATTGTGTTCAGGTCCAAATCAATGCAGGGGAGAGGAGAGAGGGGAACTCCAAGTTCAGCATACCAAGCAGCACTGTTTGTGAGAGCACCACCTCTG AAGCAGAAGCTCCATGGGTGCCGGCAGTGGTCACGTTTTTCATCATGACCTTGACAGCAACTCTTGTGGTGATTGCACTGGTTTATAGAAAAAGGATTTCCCATCTTCTTTGTCCACAAGAAGCGCTCCCTTcg CATCTTTTAGAAACACAGAACTCACCAAACGACTGGACCATGCAGATCTCTGACCAACCGGAGGAGAAATACAACTCAGTCAAAGTCATTGCAGATAATAAGTCAATGGAGCAACGGAAAGTCATTGgaaaaggtgctgtctgccttcTGCAGGACACTTGA
- the il10rb gene encoding interleukin-10 receptor subunit beta isoform X2: MVEVIDRRIRRLCFSENSGRSFRDTVDGLVVNKKNVSWSCHFPSGLSFLLAPGKTRKFKLESKKRHSWTTACHNTANKSCDLSGCGIHYLGVYMLRVRANANVNYSDWVLKEFCPDKHAAIGPPSKVDVDSDGSSVCVYISDPLTSSNGSMKDEIPKLYYNILYWECNVDKQVLKPHVLNSSVSMVTLPNLKSWTRYCVRVQSRYDLYNKSSEFTLPHCIQTEGTIPWWQTFLYSLGSLVMVFVVVLPFFYILLKIFNTLKAAFYPMIQFPPFFQEYLHDSFGSDTPCLLSLGSEEELCCDKVTIYAKPLEFHCLSSEGTTVLTSGLEPDSSGRCSHQDKRRSKDSGVYATESSCSQQQPNRSQTSTGAKIKSPIQPVTNPPPMQEEPEFPSHPDLPPVAGGQVPRNPPPGSSRPPGVAHKPHPQPCRTSPRAACTLPVLLGGTTQVPGNSH, translated from the exons ATGGTTGAAGTTATCGATAGACGCATCCGAAGATTATGTTTTTCTGAAAACTCAGGTCGATCCTTCAGGGACACAGTCGATGGCCTcgttgtaaacaaaaaaaatgtgtcatggtCATGTCATTTTCCTTCTGGTCTTTCGTTTTTGCTGGCTCCAGGCAAGACACG AAAGTTTAAGCTGGAATCCAAGAAAAGGCACAGTTGGACCACAGCCTGTCATAACACCGCTAACAAGTCGTGTGACCTTTCTGGATGTGGCATTCATTATCTGGGTGTCTACATGCTCCGTGTTCGTGCCAACGCAAATGTCAATTACTCTGACTGGGTGCTGAAAGAGTTTTGTCCTGATAAGCATG CTGCAATTGGTCCGCCATCAAAAGTGGACGTGGATTCTGATGGAAGCAGCGTCTGTGTTTACATCTCTGATCCTCTGACCAGTTCAAACGGCTCCATGAAGGATGAAATTCCCAAGTTGTACTACAACATCTTGTACTGGGAGTGTAATGTAGACAAACAG GTATTAAAACCCCATGTTTTGAACAGCAGTGTTTCTATGGTGACTCTGCCAAACTTGAAATCTTGGACACGGTACTGTGTGAGGGTCCAGTCACGTTATGATCTCTACAATAAGAGCAGCGAATTTACCTTACCCCACTGCATTCAGACTGAAG GCACTATCCCATGGTGGCAGACTTTTCTGTACTCCCTGGGCTCCTTGGTGATGGTTTTTGTGGTTGTGCTGCCCTTCTTCTATATTTTATTGAAGATCTTCAATACCTTGAAGGCAGCTTTCTACCCCATGATCCAGTTTCCACCATTCTTTCAAGag TATCTTCATGACTCCTTTGGATCTGATACTCCTTGCCTACTATCCCTGGGCTCAGAAGAGGAGCTATGTTGTGATAAAGTAACAATATATGCAAAGCCCCTGGAATTTCACTGCCTTTCCTCAGAGGGTACGACTGTGCTCACCTCAGGCCTGGAACCAGATAGCAG tgGTCGGTGTAGTCATCAGGacaaaagaagaagcaaagaCTCTGGAGTTTATGCCACAGAAAGCAGCTGCAGCCAGCAGCAGCCCAACAGAAGTCAAACCTCAACAGGGGCCAAAATAAAGTCCCCCATCCAGCCAGTAACCAACCCCCCCCCAATGCAGGAAGAACCAGAGTTTCCTAGCCACCCAGATTTACCACCCGTAGCCGGTGGCCAGGTGCCCCGCAATCCTCCCCCAGGCAGCAGCCGGCCGCCAGGCGTAGCACACAAGCCACACCCGCAACCGTGTCGGACAAGCCCACGGGCCGCTTGTACCCTTCCAGTCCTACTAGGTGGCACAACACAAGTGCCAGGCAACAGTCACTAA
- the il10rb gene encoding interleukin-10 receptor subunit beta isoform X1 — protein MCHGHVIFLLVFRFCWLQARHVTAGLPPPQNVHFITLNTHYTLKWDWDESISNGQAVSFSAQCIGKFKLESKKRHSWTTACHNTANKSCDLSGCGIHYLGVYMLRVRANANVNYSDWVLKEFCPDKHAAIGPPSKVDVDSDGSSVCVYISDPLTSSNGSMKDEIPKLYYNILYWECNVDKQVLKPHVLNSSVSMVTLPNLKSWTRYCVRVQSRYDLYNKSSEFTLPHCIQTEGTIPWWQTFLYSLGSLVMVFVVVLPFFYILLKIFNTLKAAFYPMIQFPPFFQEYLHDSFGSDTPCLLSLGSEEELCCDKVTIYAKPLEFHCLSSEGTTVLTSGLEPDSSGRCSHQDKRRSKDSGVYATESSCSQQQPNRSQTSTGAKIKSPIQPVTNPPPMQEEPEFPSHPDLPPVAGGQVPRNPPPGSSRPPGVAHKPHPQPCRTSPRAACTLPVLLGGTTQVPGNSH, from the exons atgtgtcatggtCATGTCATTTTCCTTCTGGTCTTTCGTTTTTGCTGGCTCCAGGCAAGACACG TGACAGCAGGGCTACCCCCACCACAGAATGTACACTTCATTACCTTGAACACCCATTACACGCTGAAGTGGGATTGGGACGAGAGTATTTCAAACGGTCAAGCTGTTTCTTTCTCTGCACAATGTATCGG AAAGTTTAAGCTGGAATCCAAGAAAAGGCACAGTTGGACCACAGCCTGTCATAACACCGCTAACAAGTCGTGTGACCTTTCTGGATGTGGCATTCATTATCTGGGTGTCTACATGCTCCGTGTTCGTGCCAACGCAAATGTCAATTACTCTGACTGGGTGCTGAAAGAGTTTTGTCCTGATAAGCATG CTGCAATTGGTCCGCCATCAAAAGTGGACGTGGATTCTGATGGAAGCAGCGTCTGTGTTTACATCTCTGATCCTCTGACCAGTTCAAACGGCTCCATGAAGGATGAAATTCCCAAGTTGTACTACAACATCTTGTACTGGGAGTGTAATGTAGACAAACAG GTATTAAAACCCCATGTTTTGAACAGCAGTGTTTCTATGGTGACTCTGCCAAACTTGAAATCTTGGACACGGTACTGTGTGAGGGTCCAGTCACGTTATGATCTCTACAATAAGAGCAGCGAATTTACCTTACCCCACTGCATTCAGACTGAAG GCACTATCCCATGGTGGCAGACTTTTCTGTACTCCCTGGGCTCCTTGGTGATGGTTTTTGTGGTTGTGCTGCCCTTCTTCTATATTTTATTGAAGATCTTCAATACCTTGAAGGCAGCTTTCTACCCCATGATCCAGTTTCCACCATTCTTTCAAGag TATCTTCATGACTCCTTTGGATCTGATACTCCTTGCCTACTATCCCTGGGCTCAGAAGAGGAGCTATGTTGTGATAAAGTAACAATATATGCAAAGCCCCTGGAATTTCACTGCCTTTCCTCAGAGGGTACGACTGTGCTCACCTCAGGCCTGGAACCAGATAGCAG tgGTCGGTGTAGTCATCAGGacaaaagaagaagcaaagaCTCTGGAGTTTATGCCACAGAAAGCAGCTGCAGCCAGCAGCAGCCCAACAGAAGTCAAACCTCAACAGGGGCCAAAATAAAGTCCCCCATCCAGCCAGTAACCAACCCCCCCCCAATGCAGGAAGAACCAGAGTTTCCTAGCCACCCAGATTTACCACCCGTAGCCGGTGGCCAGGTGCCCCGCAATCCTCCCCCAGGCAGCAGCCGGCCGCCAGGCGTAGCACACAAGCCACACCCGCAACCGTGTCGGACAAGCCCACGGGCCGCTTGTACCCTTCCAGTCCTACTAGGTGGCACAACACAAGTGCCAGGCAACAGTCACTAA
- the LOC129188166 gene encoding uncharacterized protein LOC129188166 isoform X2 translates to MVMLLMCFHFVTQVLSEAPPGLPQNVLLDNWQLTWTPAMEERNVTYTVRYRSFDADQWKDVPTCKQMSFTSCNVTFMKAETDHGCAMIGVLAERRGLTSEIVGACSSQGNSCSPEVVLSAHPGFLTVHLSRNSGIALEGYHVKHRIYFGKEGEPLQAYEDAVSSVPIPNLKEGERYCASVQYIYFDNPIGVASCTQCKGIPQSNQTSLIDHEENESLLGFLLHFKRCSNKKNGNNSRSCNRPGCSDTAGGIHPPLS, encoded by the exons ATGGTTATGCTTCTAATGTGTTTTCACTTCGTCACCCAAG TACTGAGTGAGGCACCTCCAGGTCTGCCACAGAATGTCCTGCTTGACAACTGGCAGTTGACATGGACCCCTGCCATGGAAGAGCGCAACGTCACCTACACTGTTAGGTACCGCAG ctTTGACGCTGATCAGTGGAAAGATGTCCCAACCTGCAAGCAGATgtctttcacttcctgtaacGTCACTTTCATGAAAGCGGAGACAGACCATGGCTGTGCTATGATTGGTGTGCTAGCAGAGAGGCGTGGACTGACTTCAGAAATAGTCGGAGCCTGTAGCAGTCAAG GTAACTCCTGTAGCCCTGAAGTCGTCTTGAGTGCACATCCTGGCTTCTTGACTGTTCATTTAAGTAGAAACAGCGGGATCGCCCTGGAAGGTTACCATGTGAAACACAGGATTTACTTTGGGAAGGAAGGAGAACCCTTACAG GCATATGAAGATGCTGTGTCCTCAGTGCCCATTCCTAATTTAAAGGAGGGAGAACGTTACTGTGCAAGTGTGCAGTACATTTACTTCGACAATCCTATCGGAGTGGCTAGCTGCACCCAGTGCAAAGGCATCCCTCAGTCAA ACCAAACGTCCTTAATTGATCATGAGGAAAATGAAAGCCTTCTGGGCTTTCTTCTTCACTTCAAAAG gtgcagcaacaaaaaaaatggaaataatagTCGCAGTTGTAATCGTCCTGGTTGTTCTGATACCGCTGGTGGCATACATCCTCCTCTTTCATAA
- the LOC129188166 gene encoding uncharacterized protein LOC129188166 isoform X1, protein MVMLLMCFHFVTQVLSEAPPGLPQNVLLDNWQLTWTPAMEERNVTYTVRYRSFDADQWKDVPTCKQMSFTSCNVTFMKAETDHGCAMIGVLAERRGLTSEIVGACSSQGNSCSPEVVLSAHPGFLTVHLSRNSGIALEGYHVKHRIYFGKEGEPLQAYEDAVSSVPIPNLKEGERYCASVQYIYFDNPIGVASCTQCKGIPQSSAATKKMEIIVAVVIVLVVLIPLVAYILLFHKKRIKEWLQPSYKIPDHFFLDVYRQSPIPISSNSSTELCNNISSMDFIEQ, encoded by the exons ATGGTTATGCTTCTAATGTGTTTTCACTTCGTCACCCAAG TACTGAGTGAGGCACCTCCAGGTCTGCCACAGAATGTCCTGCTTGACAACTGGCAGTTGACATGGACCCCTGCCATGGAAGAGCGCAACGTCACCTACACTGTTAGGTACCGCAG ctTTGACGCTGATCAGTGGAAAGATGTCCCAACCTGCAAGCAGATgtctttcacttcctgtaacGTCACTTTCATGAAAGCGGAGACAGACCATGGCTGTGCTATGATTGGTGTGCTAGCAGAGAGGCGTGGACTGACTTCAGAAATAGTCGGAGCCTGTAGCAGTCAAG GTAACTCCTGTAGCCCTGAAGTCGTCTTGAGTGCACATCCTGGCTTCTTGACTGTTCATTTAAGTAGAAACAGCGGGATCGCCCTGGAAGGTTACCATGTGAAACACAGGATTTACTTTGGGAAGGAAGGAGAACCCTTACAG GCATATGAAGATGCTGTGTCCTCAGTGCCCATTCCTAATTTAAAGGAGGGAGAACGTTACTGTGCAAGTGTGCAGTACATTTACTTCGACAATCCTATCGGAGTGGCTAGCTGCACCCAGTGCAAAGGCATCCCTCAGTCAA gtgcagcaacaaaaaaaatggaaataatagTCGCAGTTGTAATCGTCCTGGTTGTTCTGATACCGCTGGTGGCATACATCCTCCTCTTTCATAAGAAGAGAATCAAAGAATGGCTTCAACCTTCATACAAGATACCAGACCAC TTCTTCCTCGATGTCTATCGTCAGTCTCCCATCCCCATTTCCAGCAACAGCTCAACTGAGCTCTGCAACAACATTTCAAGCATGGACTTCATAGAACAATGA
- the LOC129188166 gene encoding uncharacterized protein LOC129188166 isoform X3, which yields MVMLLMCFHFVTQVLSEAPPGLPQNVLLDNWQLTWTPAMEERNVTYTVRYRSFDADQWKDVPTCKQMSFTSCNVTFMKAETDHGCAMIGVLAERRGLTSEIVGACSSQGNSCSPEVVLSAHPGFLTVHLSRNSGIALEGYHVKHRIYFGKEGEPLQAYEDAVSSVPIPNLKEGERYCASVQYIYFDNPIGVASCTQCKGIPQSN from the exons ATGGTTATGCTTCTAATGTGTTTTCACTTCGTCACCCAAG TACTGAGTGAGGCACCTCCAGGTCTGCCACAGAATGTCCTGCTTGACAACTGGCAGTTGACATGGACCCCTGCCATGGAAGAGCGCAACGTCACCTACACTGTTAGGTACCGCAG ctTTGACGCTGATCAGTGGAAAGATGTCCCAACCTGCAAGCAGATgtctttcacttcctgtaacGTCACTTTCATGAAAGCGGAGACAGACCATGGCTGTGCTATGATTGGTGTGCTAGCAGAGAGGCGTGGACTGACTTCAGAAATAGTCGGAGCCTGTAGCAGTCAAG GTAACTCCTGTAGCCCTGAAGTCGTCTTGAGTGCACATCCTGGCTTCTTGACTGTTCATTTAAGTAGAAACAGCGGGATCGCCCTGGAAGGTTACCATGTGAAACACAGGATTTACTTTGGGAAGGAAGGAGAACCCTTACAG GCATATGAAGATGCTGTGTCCTCAGTGCCCATTCCTAATTTAAAGGAGGGAGAACGTTACTGTGCAAGTGTGCAGTACATTTACTTCGACAATCCTATCGGAGTGGCTAGCTGCACCCAGTGCAAAGGCATCCCTCAGTCAA ATTGA